A genomic segment from Peribacillus sp. ACCC06369 encodes:
- a CDS encoding OsmC family protein — MADMKINVNAIWDGGVTGNGTLKAEYLDTKIAIPTSLGGSGNGANPKEVLVASVTTCYAATLTFVLESRKLPVEELTVNSEASISDNEFKIIHYPHIVLSAGATEEQIQSAQRATEAADKGCDVGNILKKADVKIEVQGKVSVK, encoded by the coding sequence ATGGCTGATATGAAAATAAATGTGAATGCAATTTGGGATGGTGGGGTAACAGGGAATGGAACCCTTAAAGCGGAGTATCTGGATACAAAAATCGCTATTCCAACATCATTAGGAGGTAGTGGTAACGGAGCAAATCCAAAAGAGGTTCTCGTTGCTTCTGTAACAACTTGTTATGCAGCAACACTAACATTTGTGCTTGAAAGCAGAAAACTTCCTGTGGAAGAACTTACAGTGAACTCTGAGGCAAGTATATCTGATAATGAGTTTAAAATTATCCATTATCCTCACATCGTTTTATCTGCTGGCGCGACAGAAGAACAAATTCAATCTGCACAAAGAGCGACAGAAGCAGCAGATAAAGGGTGCGATGTCGGAAATATATTGAAAAAAGCAGATGTTAAAATTGAAGTTCAAGGTAAAGTTTCTGTGAAATGA
- a CDS encoding metalloregulator ArsR/SmtB family transcription factor, which produces MINDEQAVEIFKALSNQIRVNILQMLKEPDNNFSPQAHVIKEKSFDGGVCVSDIRSKVGLSQSTTSQYLSILLQSGLVEMKRIGQWTYYRRNEETIKQFEKYIGLKI; this is translated from the coding sequence ATGATAAATGACGAACAGGCAGTTGAAATTTTCAAGGCTCTGTCAAATCAAATAAGAGTAAATATTCTGCAAATGTTGAAAGAACCTGATAATAACTTTTCCCCGCAGGCCCATGTCATCAAAGAAAAAAGCTTTGATGGCGGGGTTTGTGTTAGTGATATTCGCAGCAAAGTAGGACTATCACAGTCCACTACCTCCCAGTATTTATCTATCCTATTGCAAAGCGGTCTGGTGGAAATGAAACGAATCGGACAATGGACTTATTATCGACGCAATGAGGAAACCATTAAACAGTTTGAAAAGTATATAGGCTTAAAAATATAA
- a CDS encoding TIGR03571 family LLM class oxidoreductase yields the protein MSFQNHRAYNSMYQKDKMTLGFILPTARMSKNPIMENQLELARKIEEYGFASLWLRDITMQNLNIDDNGQKFDLWIYLTYLAAYTKHIALVTGSVVLPLRHPVRVAKEAASIDQLFPGRLIMGVASGDREKDFTALGISKQESGPLFKENFEILDRLLKEDQPTIHSNAGLIDGTDMRLIPKPVSPIPTMVTGFSNQSINWIARNGDGWLQYPRSIIQQAQLIQDYRALTEVHAPGDFKPFSQSLFINLLENPDEMSVPIPLGYSVGRNRLVDLLHQFQAIGVNHLAFVLYFSKRPPEEVIQELGEFVLPYFPTHKGTGQL from the coding sequence GTGAGTTTTCAAAATCATCGTGCCTATAACAGCATGTACCAGAAAGACAAAATGACACTCGGATTTATCCTCCCGACTGCCAGGATGTCTAAAAATCCGATTATGGAGAATCAGCTGGAGCTTGCCCGTAAAATTGAGGAATATGGCTTTGCTTCATTATGGCTCCGTGATATTACGATGCAGAATTTGAATATTGATGATAACGGCCAAAAGTTCGATTTATGGATTTATTTGACGTATCTTGCTGCCTATACGAAGCACATTGCGTTAGTGACAGGAAGTGTAGTTCTCCCTTTGCGCCACCCCGTCAGGGTAGCCAAGGAAGCTGCATCAATCGATCAATTGTTTCCAGGTCGATTGATTATGGGAGTGGCATCAGGGGACAGGGAAAAAGACTTTACAGCTTTAGGGATATCTAAGCAAGAAAGCGGTCCGTTATTTAAAGAAAATTTCGAAATTCTCGACCGGCTGTTAAAAGAGGATCAGCCGACAATCCACAGCAACGCCGGGCTGATCGATGGTACAGATATGAGGTTAATCCCAAAGCCTGTATCTCCGATTCCGACCATGGTGACTGGATTTAGCAATCAGTCTATCAATTGGATAGCCAGGAATGGGGATGGGTGGCTTCAATACCCAAGAAGCATTATTCAACAGGCGCAGCTTATCCAGGATTATCGTGCTTTAACTGAAGTTCATGCTCCAGGAGATTTTAAACCCTTCTCTCAAAGCTTGTTCATCAATTTATTGGAAAATCCCGATGAAATGTCTGTACCCATACCCTTAGGCTATTCCGTGGGAAGAAACCGTTTAGTTGATCTACTTCATCAATTTCAAGCGATTGGTGTCAACCATTTGGCGTTTGTTCTGTATTTTTCCAAGCGCCCTCCAGAGGAAGTAATTCAGGAACTTGGAGAATTTGTTTTACCTTACTTTCCAACCCATAAAGGTACAGGCCAGCTTTAA
- a CDS encoding LLM class flavin-dependent oxidoreductase, which translates to MTKKIELSVLDPSPIVEGGSAELSLQNTLDLAKKTEQWGYKRFWLAEHHNWAGMASSASPIVIGRVASVTEKMRIGSGAMLLSHYSPLSVAEQFGTLETFFPGRIDLGLGRAPGTDQYTANVLRQRVAGEPEFDARLEELIAYLYGTGTATKNGSFSIHAIPGEKKNVPIWLLGSGFYSAQLSGILGLPFSFAGHFAPGNMMEAIKLYRDYFRPSQFLEEPYVLLAVQVVAADEKQEAQRLATSMYQKFLLLTRGQPSPILPPVDNMDKLWNDNERRAVEEQLFTSIIGDPAGVKQQLHELIEKTDADEIMAHTEIFDHKARLRSYEILAQAAVN; encoded by the coding sequence ATGACAAAGAAAATAGAACTTTCAGTGCTAGATCCCTCCCCAATTGTCGAGGGAGGATCAGCCGAACTTTCCCTTCAAAACACGCTTGATTTAGCAAAGAAAACAGAGCAGTGGGGATATAAACGGTTTTGGCTTGCTGAACATCATAATTGGGCAGGAATGGCGAGTTCAGCATCCCCGATCGTAATTGGACGAGTAGCCTCTGTCACGGAAAAAATGCGTATTGGATCAGGCGCAATGCTGCTTTCCCATTATTCTCCTCTTTCCGTGGCTGAGCAATTTGGAACATTAGAAACCTTCTTCCCTGGCCGAATCGACCTTGGATTGGGGCGGGCACCTGGCACCGACCAATATACAGCAAATGTATTGCGGCAGCGGGTTGCTGGTGAACCTGAATTTGATGCTCGGCTTGAGGAGCTTATCGCATATCTTTATGGTACAGGAACAGCCACTAAGAATGGTTCATTTAGCATTCACGCCATTCCCGGCGAAAAAAAAAATGTGCCAATTTGGCTGTTAGGTTCAGGGTTTTATAGTGCACAATTGTCTGGAATACTTGGGTTACCATTCTCTTTCGCGGGACATTTTGCTCCAGGTAACATGATGGAGGCCATAAAACTGTACCGGGATTATTTTCGTCCGTCTCAATTTTTGGAGGAGCCTTATGTACTGTTAGCCGTACAAGTGGTGGCTGCTGATGAGAAACAGGAGGCACAAAGGCTTGCCACTTCGATGTATCAAAAATTTCTTTTGTTAACCCGCGGACAGCCTTCGCCCATTTTGCCACCAGTTGATAATATGGACAAGCTTTGGAACGATAATGAACGCAGGGCGGTTGAAGAACAGCTTTTCACTTCCATCATCGGGGACCCTGCAGGTGTGAAGCAGCAGCTCCATGAGTTAATAGAAAAGACTGACGCTGATGAAATTATGGCTCATACAGAGATTTTTGATCATAAGGCACGGCTGCGCTCTTATGAAATTTTGGCTCAGGCTGCAGTAAATTAA
- a CDS encoding LLM class flavin-dependent oxidoreductase encodes MPENNTKQITDIPFSVLDLSPIADGRTPADSFRNTLELARLAEKLGYNRYWLAEHHNMPFIASSATSVVISHVAAGTSKIRVGSGGIMLPNHAPLVIAEQFGTLESLYPGRIDLGLGRAPGTDQLTARALRRDLRSSGEDFPEQLAELRNYFDPSLAQGYSHVKAIPGEGLNIPIWLLGSSGYSAQLAGELGLPFAFASHFSPHNTLPAIQLYRRSFKPSKVLDKPHAMVGLNIIAADTDQEAERLATTLQQQFLNLMRGKEVPLQPPVDNINDIASDYEIAALENQLGTSIVGSPQIVKEKLEKVLDESQADEIMAIAQVYDHKARLHSYEILADITQLK; translated from the coding sequence ATGCCTGAAAATAATACAAAACAAATTACGGATATTCCATTCTCGGTCCTGGATCTCTCTCCAATTGCAGATGGAAGGACGCCGGCTGATTCTTTTCGCAATACTTTGGAGCTGGCCCGGCTCGCTGAAAAGCTGGGGTATAACCGATATTGGCTCGCTGAGCATCATAATATGCCATTTATCGCCAGCTCTGCAACATCGGTAGTCATTTCCCATGTTGCAGCAGGTACATCAAAAATCCGGGTAGGTTCAGGCGGCATTATGCTGCCGAATCATGCACCTCTTGTTATTGCTGAGCAATTTGGTACTCTGGAATCATTATATCCAGGACGTATTGATCTTGGCTTGGGCCGTGCACCTGGCACTGATCAGCTTACCGCACGTGCATTAAGACGTGACTTGAGAAGTTCAGGAGAAGATTTCCCTGAGCAGCTGGCTGAGCTCCGGAATTACTTTGACCCTTCCCTGGCACAAGGATATAGTCATGTTAAAGCAATTCCGGGTGAGGGATTAAACATACCTATTTGGCTGTTAGGTTCGAGCGGATACAGTGCTCAGCTGGCAGGAGAGCTTGGACTGCCGTTTGCATTTGCGAGCCATTTCTCGCCGCATAACACACTGCCGGCTATCCAGCTGTACCGCCGTTCGTTTAAGCCTTCTAAAGTACTGGACAAGCCGCATGCAATGGTAGGGCTAAACATCATTGCGGCCGATACAGATCAAGAAGCTGAGCGGCTCGCTACAACATTGCAGCAGCAGTTCTTGAATTTGATGCGCGGGAAGGAAGTCCCATTGCAGCCGCCAGTGGATAATATTAATGATATAGCGAGCGACTATGAAATAGCTGCCCTTGAGAATCAATTAGGAACTTCGATTGTCGGCAGCCCTCAAATCGTAAAAGAAAAGCTGGAAAAGGTTCTGGATGAAAGTCAAGCCGATGAAATTATGGCAATCGCCCAGGTTTATGATCATAAGGCACGCCTCCATTCCTATGAAATATTGGCAGATATTACTCAGCTAAAATAG
- a CDS encoding alpha/beta hydrolase, which yields MNPNILNRNNVNIKGNGEQTMIFAPGFGCDQTVWKSVSESFESDNQIILFDYVGMGKSDVKAFDPNKYSKLSGYVQDVIDVCSALNLKNAIFVGHSVSGMIGLLASLQHPEYFSRLILIGPSPCYLNDLPEYFGGFEKEDLIGLIDMMDKNYIGWATFFASTVTNNPGRPDVANELENRFCSTDPVIARKFAEACFFADNREDLPKVTVPSLIIQCSEDVIAPTVVGEYLSQHVPKSTITYMKAAGHCPHMSHPEETVQLIRDYLGKFPSKVVLSPAYE from the coding sequence ATGAACCCAAATATCCTAAACCGAAATAATGTAAATATCAAAGGTAATGGAGAACAAACTATGATATTCGCACCAGGTTTTGGATGTGACCAAACGGTATGGAAATCTGTATCTGAATCATTTGAAAGTGATAATCAAATTATTTTATTTGATTATGTTGGGATGGGTAAATCAGATGTAAAGGCATTTGATCCGAATAAATACAGCAAACTTTCCGGTTATGTCCAAGATGTGATAGATGTTTGTTCAGCCTTAAATCTTAAAAATGCAATATTTGTTGGTCATTCCGTTTCAGGAATGATTGGTTTACTAGCATCACTACAACATCCAGAGTATTTTTCCCGTCTTATTTTGATCGGTCCATCCCCTTGTTACCTTAATGACCTCCCTGAATATTTTGGAGGTTTTGAGAAAGAAGATTTGATAGGCTTAATTGATATGATGGATAAAAATTATATCGGCTGGGCAACTTTTTTTGCTTCAACCGTTACAAATAATCCCGGTCGGCCAGATGTTGCAAACGAGCTGGAAAATCGTTTTTGTTCTACTGATCCCGTCATTGCTCGTAAATTTGCAGAGGCTTGTTTCTTTGCAGATAACCGTGAGGACTTGCCAAAAGTTACAGTACCTTCTCTAATCATACAATGTTCTGAAGATGTAATTGCTCCTACCGTAGTAGGTGAGTATCTGAGTCAACATGTACCCAAAAGTACGATTACATATATGAAAGCAGCAGGACACTGCCCGCATATGAGTCATCCTGAAGAGACGGTTCAATTAATCCGTGATTATTTGGGGAAATTTCCTAGTAAAGTTGTTTTGAGCCCGGCTTATGAATGA
- a CDS encoding SpoIIE family protein phosphatase, which yields MNEQLNHAPCGFVTLSKEGILLSINQTLVQLLGYSSEQLVGHHINVILAKSARLFIQLYFFPLVTVQHRIEEMYLSLTNVSGEEIPVLINATLSQDTDNQVITCVVIPMQRRIEYVNQLIISKKLAEDALKETSEANSKLEKALKDLEENQQKLLEVNKQNEKFKRDTHNELKLAKKIQERSLPETISDDHIEIESYYFASRELSGDIYGCYQINKHRYGIILLDVMGHGISSALITMSLQSLFQRLITKGAATNVVIKELDDHLHTLFHNNQDSWHYCTAIYLIIDTDKQTIEYTNSGHPPAIFQNSAGNQLELRATSPPIGTFEGIQFKIETFNYDKGSKILLYTDGVSEPLGFHRLGSLLMEHSSDSLIGLKEKILQSLQNEGEEKFKNDDQCFILIDLK from the coding sequence ATGAATGAGCAATTAAACCATGCTCCTTGTGGTTTTGTTACACTTTCAAAGGAGGGCATTCTTTTATCTATTAATCAGACATTAGTACAATTGCTTGGATATAGTTCAGAGCAACTGGTTGGACATCACATCAACGTAATTCTTGCTAAATCTGCCCGGTTATTTATTCAACTTTATTTCTTTCCATTAGTAACCGTTCAACATCGAATAGAGGAAATGTATCTCTCGCTTACAAATGTAAGTGGAGAGGAAATACCAGTTCTGATTAACGCCACCCTCAGCCAAGATACGGATAACCAAGTTATAACGTGTGTCGTTATACCTATGCAAAGAAGAATCGAATACGTAAACCAGTTAATTATATCAAAAAAACTTGCTGAGGATGCTCTAAAGGAAACAAGTGAAGCTAATTCTAAATTGGAGAAAGCCCTTAAGGACTTGGAGGAAAATCAGCAGAAACTTTTGGAGGTTAATAAACAGAACGAAAAATTCAAAAGAGATACTCATAATGAATTGAAACTAGCGAAGAAAATACAAGAAAGGTCACTACCTGAAACTATTTCTGATGATCACATTGAGATTGAATCATATTATTTTGCATCGAGGGAATTGTCAGGTGATATTTATGGTTGCTATCAAATAAATAAACATCGGTATGGAATTATTTTATTAGATGTAATGGGACATGGTATTTCTTCCGCACTTATAACCATGTCTCTTCAATCTTTATTCCAAAGGTTGATTACAAAAGGAGCTGCTACTAATGTAGTTATAAAAGAATTAGATGATCATTTACATACTTTGTTCCATAACAATCAAGATTCCTGGCATTATTGCACGGCTATTTATCTTATTATTGATACCGACAAACAAACTATTGAATATACGAATTCTGGTCATCCACCAGCTATTTTTCAGAATTCTGCAGGGAATCAGCTAGAACTACGAGCAACCTCGCCCCCAATAGGAACATTTGAGGGAATACAGTTTAAAATAGAAACATTTAATTATGATAAAGGTAGCAAGATCCTTCTATACACAGATGGTGTCTCGGAGCCTCTTGGCTTCCACCGGTTGGGTTCCTTGTTAATGGAGCACTCATCTGATTCTTTGATTGGGTTAAAAGAAAAAATTTTGCAATCACTTCAGAATGAAGGAGAAGAGAAATTTAAAAATGATGATCAGTGTTTTATTTTGATTGATTTAAAATAA